A window of Micromonospora sp. WMMC415 genomic DNA:
TCTCGGCGCTCGCGGCGCCGACCGGCTCGTGCCCGATGCCGGCGAGCCGGCCGGTGTCGAGCATGATGTCGACCCGCTCGGGGGCGGCCCCCCAGTCGATCTTCGTGCCGGCTCCGCGCGGAACCACGGTCAGGTCGTGCCGGGCCGCCAGCCGGAGCACCTCGGCGGCGGCGCGCGGCCCGCCCGGGACGGCGACCCAGCGGGCCGGGCGGCCGGCCACCTCGTCCGCCGCGCCGGCGAGGCGGGCGAAGGGCGGCCCGCAGATCTCCGCCAGCCTCCGGGTGATGTCGAGGGCGCCGGGCCGATCGGTGGAACTCGCTGCTGCCGCCATGCCGGTCATCGTACACATGTTCGAAAGTTGCGGAAGGCATGTCGCACGAAGGGGTGACCGGGCGTCCGGCCGGTAACGTGACGGCGTGACCACCGAGACTTCCGACAACTCCGGCTCGGCGCGTCTGTCGCCCCGCCGCGACCTGGAGCCGTCGCCCGCGCCCGTCGCCAAGCAGGTGCCGACCGACCGCACCCACCACGGCGACACCGTCGTCGACGAGTACGCCTGGCTGGCCGTCAAGGACGACCCGGAGACGATCGCCCACCTGACCGCCGAGAACGCGTACACCGAGAAGCGGACCGCCCACCTCGCCGACCTGCGCGGGCAACTGTTCGAGGAGACCCGCCGGCGCACCCAGGAGACCGACCTGTCGGTGCCCGCCCGCAAGGGCGGGTACTGGTACTACACCCGCACGGTCGAGGGCCAGCAGTACGGCGTCCACTGCCGACGGGCCGTCCGCGACGCCGAGACGGACCCGCCGATCAGTCTCGACGGCGCGCCCCTGAACGGCGAGGAGGTACTGCTCGACGGCAACCTGCTCGCCGAGGGGCACGACTTCTTCGCGCTCGGGGCGTTCGACGTCAGCCCGGACGGGCGCTGGCTGGCCTACTCGACGGACTTCTCCGGAGACGAACGCTTCACGCTGCGGGTCAAGGACCTGACGACCGGGGAACTGCTTCCCGACGAGGTGCCGGACACGTTCTACGGTACCGCCTGGTCCGCCGACGCCTCGGTGCTGTTCTACGTGACCGTCGACGACGCGTGGCGCCCGAACCGGGTGTGGCGGCACACGCTGGGCACCCCGTCGAGCGAGGACGCGGTGGTCCACCAGGAGGACGACGAGCGGTTCTGGGTGGGCGTCGAGCTGACCCGCTCGGAGAAGTTCGTCGTCATCGACATCCACAGCAAGGTGACCAGCGAGGTGCTGGTCATCCCCGCCGGCAACCCGACCGGCACGCCGGCCTCGGTGGCGCCCCGGCGGCAGGGTGTGGAGTACACGGTCGAGCACCACGGGCACCGGTTCCTGATCCTGCACAACGACGGCGCCGAGGACTTCGCGCTCGCGTACACCTCGGCGGACGCCCCCGGCGACTGGGTGCCGCTGATCGAGCACTCCCCGGGCACCCGGCTGGAGGCGGTCGACGCGTTCGAGAACCACCTGGTCGTCACGCTGCGCACCAACGGGCTCACCGGATTGCGCGTGCTGCCGATCGGCGGCGGCGACCCGCACGACATCGAGTTCCCCGAGCCGCTGTACAGCGTCGGGCTGGGCAGCAACCCGGAGTACCGCACCCGGCAGGTCCGGCTGGGCTACACCTCACTGGTCACCCCCGACTCGGTGTACGACTACGACCTGGTGACCCGACAGATGACGCTGCGCCGGCAGAAGCCGGTGCTGCCGGGCCCGGACGGGCGGCCGTACGACGCGACGGCCTACGAGCAGCACCGCGACTGGGCGCTCGCCGACGACGGCACCCGGGTGCCCATCTCGCTGGTCTGCCGGGCCGGCACCCCCCGGGACGGCTCCGCGCCGTGCCTCATCTACGGGTACGGCTCGTACGAGGCCAGCATGGACCCCTGGTTCTCGGTGGCCCGACTGTCCCTGCTCGACCGTGGCGTGGTCTTCGCCGTCGCGCACATCCGGGGCGGCGGCGAGCTGGGCCGGCGCTGGTACGACCAGGGCAAGCTGCTCGCCAAGAAGAACACCTTCACCGACTTCGTGGCCTGCGCCCGGCACCTGGTCAAGGCCGGCTGGACGGCCGGCGACCGGCTGGTCGCCCGGGGCGCCTCGGCCGGTGGCCTGCTGATGGGCGCCGTGGCCAACCTCGCCCCGGACGCGTTCGCCGGGATCGTCGCGCAGGTGCCTTTCGTGGACGCGCTCACCTCGATCCTCGACCCGTCGCTGCCGCTGACCGTCACCGAGTGGGAGGAGTGGGGCAACCCGCTCGACGACCCCGAGGTGTACGCGTACATGAAGTCCTACACGCCGTACGAGAACGTGCGGGCCGTGGACTACCCGGCGATCCTCGCGGTGACCAGCCTCAACGACACGCGGGTGCTCTACCACGAGCCGGCGAAGTGGATCGCCCGGCTGCGGGCGACCGCCCCGCAGGGCGACTACCTGCTCAAGACCGAGATG
This region includes:
- a CDS encoding S9 family peptidase is translated as MEPSPAPVAKQVPTDRTHHGDTVVDEYAWLAVKDDPETIAHLTAENAYTEKRTAHLADLRGQLFEETRRRTQETDLSVPARKGGYWYYTRTVEGQQYGVHCRRAVRDAETDPPISLDGAPLNGEEVLLDGNLLAEGHDFFALGAFDVSPDGRWLAYSTDFSGDERFTLRVKDLTTGELLPDEVPDTFYGTAWSADASVLFYVTVDDAWRPNRVWRHTLGTPSSEDAVVHQEDDERFWVGVELTRSEKFVVIDIHSKVTSEVLVIPAGNPTGTPASVAPRRQGVEYTVEHHGHRFLILHNDGAEDFALAYTSADAPGDWVPLIEHSPGTRLEAVDAFENHLVVTLRTNGLTGLRVLPIGGGDPHDIEFPEPLYSVGLGSNPEYRTRQVRLGYTSLVTPDSVYDYDLVTRQMTLRRQKPVLPGPDGRPYDATAYEQHRDWALADDGTRVPISLVCRAGTPRDGSAPCLIYGYGSYEASMDPWFSVARLSLLDRGVVFAVAHIRGGGELGRRWYDQGKLLAKKNTFTDFVACARHLVKAGWTAGDRLVARGASAGGLLMGAVANLAPDAFAGIVAQVPFVDALTSILDPSLPLTVTEWEEWGNPLDDPEVYAYMKSYTPYENVRAVDYPAILAVTSLNDTRVLYHEPAKWIARLRATAPQGDYLLKTEMGAGHGGPSGRYDAWREEAFVNAWILDRLGRA